Genomic window (Oryza sativa Japonica Group chromosome 3, ASM3414082v1):
TAGGCGTGGCGCTCGGGCTCGCACTTCCAGGGGAGGTAGTACTCGGCGACGCGGCACTTGTTGAGGGGGATGAGGAGGTGGGCGCACTGGTCGCGGTAGGGCAGTGGGAGGCGCGCCTCCGACATCTCCGCCTGGGTCGCGATCTGCGGCTTCGAGGTGCCCAGCtgcacgccggccgccgccgccgcctccatctcgcgctcttcctttctctctcctctc
Coding sequences:
- the LOC4331499 gene encoding NADH dehydrogenase [ubiquinone] 1 beta subcomplex subunit 7, translating into MEAAAAAGVQLGTSKPQIATQAEMSEARLPLPYRDQCAHLLIPLNKCRVAEYYLPWKCEPERHAYEKCQYELVMERMIQMQKIREAQEAKSKGAATIGVPLIPSTAKLS